The DNA sequence aaaataatagaCAAACCCCATAAAGTAAAACACACTCATAGCAAAATGCTGGGGACAAaccattttcattcattcattatataagtaatttgttttaaccGATGagttcataatatgttttaaaacaacgGGATAAAAATCACTtcgctgtaagtgtgaatttgttataattgTGTTTGCTGTATAAACCGTGATTTCACTGTATCCAGATAACTCTTTTAAACATTTCTAACATGTTAAACTTCAAAAGCAAAATAAATAGAGAATAAgttcatgtttatatatatttttgcagGTTCTTTTAATCCTACAAACAGTTATAAAGTCATTAACTCACGATGCATAACAATTTAGAGCATTTCTGGAAATTCAAGGGTTTTGCTTTTGATCACAATTTAAAGCATCTCTTTGCAACTTAGAAAGAGATGTCAAAGAAGTGAACAATCAGGAGTGTTGTAGTCTTACTTAGAGTTACTTCCCCTTGACTTAAGCTTGAACTGGCTGGTTACATTTGTGTGTGCTAGGACTAAAAGACCTAACAGGTgggagaggagggggggggggggtgtctctTGATCAGACAGTAACATTTATTTTGGGGACtgagaaataaatttctttacagTTTAACCATGACAAACATGACACTCCCTGGGGTATGATTATGCTTCATATAAATGTCACGTTGATTTGAACGTTTTCTTCTATATTTGTCAGAATATAATTACATTCTTAAACACTAAAATCTTTCTCGACAGTCCCATTACACTATATATGTATGTGGATGTGTACAGGTGTGGAGGAGTAGATAGTTCACAGAAACAAGACTCTAGTAATGTACACAGTTTACTCTGTTATGAGGTCAGTGCAGCATTTCCCATGTGTCTATGGAAGTTTGTAACTAACATCTCCATAGTACACCAATGTTAAGAAAGTCATCCATGTCGACAAACACAAGTTTATACAAGTACTGCTTGTAGTGTGATCACAATGTAGCATATAATGTAGCAATTCCTCACATGTTTCCGTTCCTCATGGTAATACACACAAAGTTTATTGCTCTTTCACTCGGGGGCAGATATACATACTTTTTAAAGAAGAGTAATGGTTTACAGACAGAGGCGGGGGTGAGGTGGgtggtgggtgggggtgggggggggggtggggtaaAAGAAAGGTGATTGTTATCTTCATAAATATCCAAGGTATTCTAAACATACTTTTCACTAATCAAGTTTAAGATACAAGGTAATTTTGATGGTGTCCCATGTGATACACACTTCATAAAGTAGTCCTGCATGAAGCGTCACAGTCCATCATGAAGTGTCACAGTCCATCATGAAGCGTCACAGTCCATCATGAAGCGTCACAGTCCATCATGAAGCGTCACAGTCCATCATGAAGCGTCACAGTCCATCATGAAGCGTCACAGTCCATCATGAAGTGTCACAGTCCATCATGAAGCGTCACAGTCCATCATGAAGCGTCACAGCCCATAACctcacgtattttcaaaaacgaaatCTATTTCCTAAATATACTTTCAAGGATGTTTTCTTTATGTCTGAATTTTTTCTGGCTACTGatgtaaaatgaaatcattaGAGATGGCATTCCAAGTTTATAGTTtgcaaaaaattcctaacaagTTATTTGACCATGTTGACATAAGAAATTCATATTAATTTCTTGATCTGTAAAATATTATggtaacaaaattgtaataacaaaatatttgggATCTTTATCAAATacacaaaatttattcaaatatggAGGAAGTAATGTTTTAAATGCCTTAAGAACGTATATTTTTCTAGCTTTCAAGAAAAGAAACAGCTTTATTAAGTCTCAATAAGGTTGACATAATATTTGTCATTATCATATCTATGAATTGTGTCATTTGCGTCATTTTGTGTACACAATCTTTATTATTATGCTTGAACCTGAACCTGTAAATACATGTGACttaaaatgtattatatattgGGCCAGTGGTGTTGAATATATTGACTATAATGATCAACAGCAGTAGAGTCTGCATTTAAGGAAGGTAAAACACTGTACATAGTTTAAGGTATCTTAACAAAGAAAACTTTTTACCAACAACAAATACCCCAACCACAGAGAGATATCATCCATGACAGTTTTCACTGATGTACTATTCATAAATACAACTCCTTTATCCTCTTACAGCATATTCTTATTCATCAGTGCCAATTAGATTAACCATTTTTATTTCATCCTTGAATTATAATTAATCCTAAAATGCATACTTGGAATTTATTTTCTCTCCTGCCTAGTTTGGATATTTCTATGACAGACTCTTTACCTGTACGATGTCACATGTTCAATGGACTCTAGAGGAACATCAAAACCACATTCCTCTAAGATTTCTAGTTTGGCAATCTCTTTTGGACTGGCATCTTTGTCTATTAGTCCTGCACAGAGTTCATAGGTTATCCCAAGTACACCTGGGAATTTTTCCGAATTGATGGTTACTTTGTTGTTCTTTTGTTCCGTTTCAGAGTTATTCAAATAAATGGCTGAAATAATATAATGCCTATTCAGAAAGTTGAAATATTCTGTTTATTAGGAttattttttcccctgtatTAAGAATTGAAATAACCTCATGATAAAAATATCCTGTTATATGCAAACTCAAATTCTACATACAACATGCTTATGAGCTTTCTTACCTGGTCTGAACTGTTTTACAAATACGAAGGAATCTTTAGATTTGTTAAACAAAAGAACAGCAACACTGAAAAGAGAATTTGTATCTTGTAAAATGCAATATTCCAACAGAAAAACAAATCATACATAAGATTTACCAACAGCAAATACCCCAACCATATCACCATAACCTAATTGTAATAAGGCcatcattaaaattatttttgtttgatgtactctgacccacatttttcaaggtgggtcggtagataggtgtttttgtttgtttgttttttaatgtcatgaaattttttaatatttagttttaaagtaaggagaattttctatttttcaagggaaccaacaaaaaaaaatgaaatt is a window from the Ostrea edulis chromosome 5, xbOstEdul1.1, whole genome shotgun sequence genome containing:
- the LOC125652037 gene encoding uridine diphosphate glucose pyrophosphatase NUDT14-like isoform X3; protein product: MEKVTENGSDKIWDAMQVHNSVAVLLFNKSKDSFVFVKQFRPAIYLNNSETEQKNNKVTINSEKFPGVLGITYELCAGLIDKDASPKEIAKLEILEECGFDVPLESIEHVTSYRAGVGTTGAKQFLFYAEVTEEMRTGKGGGVVEEGEMIDVIEIHKSEAMTFVMDESINKPIGMLFAVLWYFQNK
- the LOC125652037 gene encoding uridine diphosphate glucose pyrophosphatase NUDT14-like isoform X4, whose translation is MQVHNSVAVLLFNKSKDSFVFVKQFRPAIYLNNSETEQKNNKVTINSEKFPGVLGITYELCAGLIDKDASPKEIAKLEILEECGFDVPLESIEHVTSYRAGVGTTGAKQFLFYAEVTEEMRTGKGGGVVEEGEMIDVIEIHKSEAMTFVMDESINKPIGMLFAVLWYFQNK